One part of the Chryseobacterium mulctrae genome encodes these proteins:
- the pdhA gene encoding pyruvate dehydrogenase (acetyl-transferring) E1 component subunit alpha, which produces MKEFSKEIYLKWYEDMTMWRRFEDKCRSLYLKQKIRGFLHLYNGQEAIPAGFTHAMDLTKDSMITAYRCHIHPMAMGVDPKRIMAELCGKATGTSGGMGGSMHIFSKEHRFYGGHGIVGGQIPLGAGIAFADKFFDRKAVNICFFGDGAARQGSLHETFNMAMNWKLPVVFVVENNQYAMGTSVKRTANHEDIYKLGLGYEMPCLAVDAMDPEKVAEAAYEAIERARRGDGPTFIEARTYRFRGHSMSDAEPYRSKEEVAIHKKDDPIELIKERILANNWATEEELETLDNKSRDFVEECIEFMENSPYPDAEKVYEYVYAQENYPFLDKLEN; this is translated from the coding sequence ATGAAAGAATTTTCTAAAGAGATATACCTGAAGTGGTATGAAGATATGACAATGTGGAGAAGGTTTGAAGACAAATGCCGTTCTCTTTATCTAAAACAAAAAATCAGAGGTTTTTTACATTTGTACAACGGTCAGGAAGCTATTCCGGCTGGTTTTACGCATGCAATGGATTTAACTAAAGATAGTATGATCACTGCTTACAGATGTCACATTCATCCAATGGCAATGGGAGTAGACCCTAAAAGAATCATGGCAGAACTTTGTGGTAAAGCTACAGGTACTTCCGGAGGTATGGGTGGATCTATGCACATTTTCAGCAAAGAACACCGTTTTTACGGAGGTCATGGTATTGTAGGAGGACAAATCCCTTTGGGAGCAGGTATTGCTTTTGCAGATAAATTTTTCGACAGAAAAGCTGTAAACATCTGTTTCTTCGGAGACGGTGCTGCAAGACAGGGATCTCTTCACGAAACTTTCAACATGGCAATGAACTGGAAACTTCCTGTAGTATTTGTTGTTGAAAACAATCAGTACGCAATGGGAACTTCTGTAAAAAGAACAGCTAACCACGAAGATATCTATAAATTAGGTTTAGGATACGAAATGCCGTGTCTTGCTGTAGATGCAATGGATCCTGAGAAAGTGGCTGAAGCTGCTTACGAAGCTATTGAAAGAGCAAGAAGAGGTGACGGACCTACTTTTATCGAAGCTAGAACTTATCGTTTCAGAGGACACTCAATGTCTGATGCAGAACCATACAGATCTAAAGAAGAAGTTGCTATTCATAAGAAAGATGATCCAATTGAATTAATCAAAGAAAGAATCTTGGCAAACAACTGGGCAACTGAAGAAGAATTGGAAACTTTGGATAACAAATCAAGAGATTTTGTAGAAGAATGTATCGAGTTTATGGAAAACTCTCCATATCCTGATGCAGAAAAAGTTTACGAGTATGTTTATGCTCAGGAAAACTATCCGTTCTTAGATAAATTAGAAAACTAA
- a CDS encoding pyruvate dehydrogenase complex dihydrolipoamide acetyltransferase, giving the protein MAEVITMPRLSDTMTEGKVAKWHKKVGDKVKEGDILAEIETDKAVQDFESEVEGTLLYVGVEEGSAAAVDLVLAIIGNEGEDISGLTGGAAAPSAASEDKKEEPKTESNTTATEETSAEVPAGVEVITMPRLSDTMTEGKVAKWHKNVGDTVKEGDLLAEIETDKAVQDFESEFNGILLKQGVEEGGAAPVDTVLAIIGPEGTDVSAVGAPKAAAKSTDQPAEQKSETKTEERSVASTANSSSDRVAISPLAKKMAQEKGVDINSVQGSGENGRIVKKDIENYQPSAKPAASAPAASPAAQVALSFVQGEDTETPNSQVRNIIAKRLSESKFSAPHYYLMVEINMDKAIEARKEINSLPDTKISFNDMVIKATAVALRKHPQVNSSWAGDKVIHRGNINVGVAVAIPDGLVVPVLKNTDQMNYTQISAAVKDMAGRAKSKGLKANEMEGSTFSISNLGMFGIETFTSIINQPNAAILSVGAIIEKPIVKNGQIVVGNIMKLSLACDHRVVDGATGAQFLQTLKTYLESPLTLLL; this is encoded by the coding sequence ATGGCAGAAGTGATTACAATGCCACGTCTTTCCGATACAATGACGGAAGGAAAAGTGGCTAAATGGCATAAAAAAGTAGGAGATAAGGTAAAAGAAGGAGATATTTTAGCCGAAATCGAAACTGATAAAGCAGTACAGGATTTTGAATCTGAAGTTGAAGGAACTCTTCTTTATGTAGGTGTTGAAGAAGGTTCAGCTGCTGCAGTAGATTTAGTTTTGGCAATTATCGGAAATGAAGGAGAAGATATTTCAGGATTAACAGGCGGAGCTGCTGCTCCCAGTGCTGCTTCTGAAGACAAAAAAGAAGAACCAAAAACAGAATCTAATACTACTGCAACTGAAGAAACTTCTGCGGAAGTTCCGGCTGGAGTAGAAGTGATTACAATGCCAAGACTTTCTGATACAATGACGGAAGGTAAAGTGGCGAAATGGCATAAAAATGTAGGTGATACCGTAAAAGAAGGAGATCTTCTTGCTGAAATTGAAACCGATAAAGCTGTTCAGGATTTTGAATCTGAATTTAACGGAATTCTTTTGAAGCAAGGTGTTGAAGAAGGTGGTGCTGCTCCTGTTGATACCGTTTTGGCTATCATTGGACCAGAAGGAACTGATGTTTCTGCGGTTGGAGCTCCAAAAGCTGCTGCAAAATCTACAGATCAACCAGCTGAACAAAAATCTGAAACAAAAACAGAAGAGAGATCGGTTGCATCAACTGCAAATTCTTCTTCAGACAGAGTAGCAATTTCTCCTTTAGCTAAAAAAATGGCTCAGGAAAAAGGAGTTGATATTAACAGTGTTCAAGGTTCGGGAGAAAACGGAAGAATCGTTAAAAAAGATATTGAAAATTATCAGCCATCTGCAAAACCTGCTGCTTCAGCTCCGGCCGCAAGTCCAGCTGCACAAGTTGCATTAAGTTTTGTACAAGGTGAAGATACGGAGACTCCAAACTCTCAGGTTAGAAATATCATTGCAAAACGTCTTTCTGAAAGTAAATTCTCTGCTCCTCATTATTATCTGATGGTTGAAATCAACATGGATAAAGCGATTGAGGCTAGAAAAGAAATCAATTCTTTACCGGATACTAAAATTTCTTTCAACGATATGGTGATTAAAGCGACTGCAGTTGCTTTAAGAAAACATCCGCAGGTAAATTCTAGTTGGGCAGGAGATAAGGTAATTCACAGAGGAAATATCAACGTTGGTGTTGCTGTTGCAATTCCTGACGGATTGGTAGTACCTGTTTTGAAGAATACTGACCAAATGAATTATACGCAAATTTCTGCTGCTGTAAAAGATATGGCTGGAAGAGCAAAATCTAAAGGTCTTAAAGCTAACGAAATGGAAGGTTCTACATTCTCTATCTCAAACTTGGGAATGTTCGGAATTGAAACTTTCACAAGCATCATCAATCAACCTAACGCAGCAATTCTTTCTGTAGGTGCAATTATTGAAAAACCAATCGTTAAAAACGGTCAGATTGTAGTAGGTAACATCATGAAGCTTTCATTAGCTTGTGATCACAGAGTTGTAGATGGAGCGACAGGAGCTCAGTTCTTACAAACATTAAAAACATATTTAGAAAGTCCTTTAACTTTGTTACTGTAA
- a CDS encoding sugar O-acetyltransferase: MTEKEKCQNGLLYDANYDSELLNDRMVCKDFCLEYNQLKNSELEKRKELIKKIIKNSKENITVEPNFWCDYGYNIELGENFYANHNLTILDGAKVKFGNNIFIGPNCSFYTAGHPIDVKQRNAGLEYAHPITVGDNVWFGGNVVVLPGVSIGSNSVIGAGSVVTKDIPANVIAVGNPCKVIKNIAGSE, translated from the coding sequence ATGACAGAAAAAGAGAAATGCCAGAACGGTTTATTATATGATGCAAACTATGACTCTGAATTATTAAATGACAGAATGGTGTGCAAAGACTTTTGCTTGGAATACAATCAACTTAAAAATTCAGAATTAGAAAAGAGAAAAGAATTAATAAAGAAAATTATTAAAAATTCAAAAGAAAATATAACTGTAGAACCTAATTTTTGGTGTGATTACGGATATAATATTGAGCTGGGTGAAAACTTTTATGCGAATCATAATCTAACAATTTTAGATGGGGCAAAAGTAAAGTTTGGAAATAATATTTTTATTGGACCAAATTGTAGCTTTTACACTGCAGGTCATCCAATTGATGTGAAACAGCGTAATGCTGGTCTAGAATACGCACATCCTATAACAGTTGGAGATAATGTTTGGTTTGGCGGAAATGTTGTGGTTTTGCCTGGAGTTTCTATTGGAAGTAATTCGGTAATCGGAGCGGGAAGTGTAGTGACAAAAGATATTCCGGCTAATGTAATTGCTGTAGGGAATCCATGTAAAGTAATTAAAAATATTGCTGGATCCGAATAA
- a CDS encoding GLPGLI family protein has protein sequence MKRIIIGVFSFLSVTLLAQNQRFSYEYRFITDSTKTNEVGTEIMYLDVAKKGSKFYSQKKSIADSIHQDRITKQTRDFTGIDYGLVPFVVEKSYPDFKIDFFNNLDMNKYKVSDNRSMNWKILPEKEKIGEFNAQKASLYFAGRIWTAWFVSDIPIQDGPYKFHGLPGLIIKIEDKTKSHSFALKEIKKSNSNQEWVSDNEKKSFGNTVVIDQEKYKKQVIDSRNNPTKGMRQMLSGNTKVMMIDENGKPLDIEKMLREQERDAKANNAKNNNFLELDLLK, from the coding sequence ATGAAGAGAATTATTATTGGGGTTTTTTCCTTTTTAAGTGTGACGCTTTTAGCTCAGAATCAACGTTTTTCTTACGAATACAGATTCATTACAGATTCTACTAAAACGAATGAAGTTGGTACAGAAATCATGTATCTGGATGTAGCCAAAAAAGGTTCGAAATTCTATAGCCAAAAGAAAAGTATAGCTGATTCAATACATCAGGATAGAATAACGAAACAGACAAGAGATTTTACGGGTATTGATTATGGCTTAGTTCCATTTGTTGTCGAAAAATCTTATCCTGATTTTAAAATAGATTTCTTTAACAATCTGGACATGAATAAATATAAAGTTTCTGATAACAGATCAATGAACTGGAAAATTTTACCTGAAAAAGAGAAAATTGGCGAGTTTAATGCTCAAAAAGCATCTCTTTATTTTGCAGGCAGAATTTGGACAGCATGGTTTGTCTCTGATATTCCTATTCAGGACGGACCCTATAAATTTCATGGTTTGCCGGGATTGATTATTAAAATTGAAGATAAAACAAAATCACATTCTTTTGCTTTAAAAGAAATCAAAAAAAGTAATTCTAATCAGGAATGGGTAAGTGATAATGAGAAAAAATCTTTTGGAAATACTGTTGTAATTGACCAGGAAAAATACAAAAAGCAAGTCATTGATTCTAGAAATAACCCTACAAAAGGAATGCGACAAATGTTATCCGGAAACACAAAAGTAATGATGATCGATGAAAATGGAAAACCACTGGATATTGAAAAAATGCTACGAGAGCAAGAGAGAGATGCCAAAGCAAATAATGCAAAAAATAATAATTTTTTAGAATTAGATTTACTAAAATGA
- a CDS encoding helix-turn-helix domain-containing protein, with the protein MYSQDYYSKLREKYWAYEENDPKALVYVNQYIKKAKSEKNYSELFQAYKDAILYSENQKMIYADSALVAAKNSGNNDLMGDAYLSKGAIYYFNQRKFQYALEEYLKAYEYLKDSKNEFLKYQNIYHIGVVKSYLGYYDEALKIFNECIDFFETKIDGDIKKNIIFNNTKGYLNSLHQAIICYQMLGKDEQANQLLNIAETKIPKTKDFYLETSYFTKSLGVSEFKKKSYKKAIYYFDRALPELLKVNDFTWASYIYFYKGKSYELLGDLNLEVENYRKVDSIFNKNEFILPELRSNYEELIEYYRKNNNHKEELYYTNQLLKVDSVIASDFKHLSTRVYKEYDTKMLLETKENLEKTNSYSRLLIFLCLAIITALGIIMYYRIQKQRNIQKNYDELLVKLEESNHAEVITSPVIVEVIDTGDKNIKFDSSIVEKLLKDIHTFENKQGYLEQGITLKKLAEQFKTNTSYLSQVINEYKGSNFNTYINVLRINFATQKIYHDKEWRKYSIEHIASAAGFSNRQSFSNIFLEQNGIRPADFIKKRIKELEDQNNS; encoded by the coding sequence ATGTATTCGCAGGATTATTACTCAAAGCTTAGAGAAAAGTACTGGGCCTATGAAGAAAATGATCCTAAGGCACTTGTATATGTAAATCAATATATTAAAAAAGCAAAGTCAGAGAAAAATTATTCTGAACTTTTTCAGGCCTATAAAGATGCAATTCTGTATTCTGAAAACCAAAAAATGATTTATGCAGATAGTGCTTTAGTTGCTGCAAAAAATTCTGGAAATAATGATTTAATGGGAGATGCTTATCTTAGTAAAGGAGCAATATATTATTTTAATCAAAGGAAATTTCAATATGCTTTAGAAGAATATCTAAAAGCATACGAATATCTAAAGGATTCAAAAAATGAGTTTTTAAAGTATCAGAATATTTATCATATAGGCGTTGTAAAAAGTTATCTTGGATATTACGATGAAGCTCTTAAGATATTTAATGAATGTATTGATTTTTTTGAAACAAAAATAGATGGTGACATTAAAAAAAATATTATTTTCAATAATACTAAAGGATATCTAAACTCTCTCCATCAGGCAATTATATGCTATCAGATGTTAGGTAAAGATGAGCAGGCCAACCAACTTTTGAATATAGCAGAAACCAAAATCCCCAAAACAAAAGATTTTTATTTGGAAACCAGTTACTTCACAAAAAGTTTAGGTGTTTCTGAGTTTAAAAAGAAAAGTTATAAAAAAGCTATTTATTATTTTGATAGAGCACTTCCTGAGCTTTTAAAAGTTAATGATTTTACATGGGCTTCATATATTTATTTCTATAAAGGTAAAAGTTACGAGCTTTTAGGTGATTTAAATCTTGAAGTAGAAAATTATAGAAAAGTAGATTCTATATTCAATAAAAATGAATTTATCCTTCCTGAATTACGCAGCAATTATGAAGAGTTGATAGAATATTACCGAAAAAATAACAATCATAAAGAAGAGTTATATTATACCAATCAACTTCTTAAAGTTGATAGTGTGATAGCTTCAGATTTTAAACATCTTTCTACGCGGGTTTATAAGGAATATGATACAAAGATGCTTCTGGAGACAAAAGAAAACTTAGAGAAAACAAATTCTTACAGTAGATTACTCATATTTCTTTGTTTAGCAATTATTACAGCACTAGGAATTATAATGTATTACAGAATCCAAAAGCAAAGAAATATTCAGAAAAATTATGACGAGTTATTAGTAAAGCTTGAAGAAAGCAATCATGCTGAAGTAATTACTTCTCCTGTAATAGTTGAAGTGATTGATACAGGAGATAAAAATATAAAGTTTGATAGCAGTATTGTAGAAAAGCTTTTAAAGGACATTCATACATTTGAAAATAAACAGGGATACCTAGAACAAGGTATAACCCTTAAGAAACTAGCAGAGCAGTTTAAAACAAATACTTCTTATCTTTCACAGGTAATCAACGAATATAAAGGAAGTAACTTTAATACTTACATTAATGTTTTGAGAATCAATTTTGCAACGCAGAAGATTTATCATGATAAAGAATGGAGAAAATATTCTATTGAGCATATTGCTTCTGCTGCAGGTTTTAGCAACAGGCAAAGCTTCTCAAATATTTTTCTTGAGCAAAATGGTATAAGACCTGCTGATTTTATAAAAAAAAGAATTAAAGAATTAGAAGATCAAAATAATTCTTAG
- a CDS encoding lmo0937 family membrane protein, whose translation MKSVLWLVAVICIIVWLLGMLNIIPGISTNYLIHVLLVIAVIVVLYNIISGRKPLD comes from the coding sequence ATGAAAAGCGTATTATGGTTAGTAGCCGTTATCTGTATTATTGTTTGGCTTCTAGGAATGCTGAACATTATTCCTGGAATCAGTACCAATTATTTAATTCATGTCTTACTGGTGATTGCAGTAATTGTAGTTCTTTACAATATTATTTCTGGTAGAAAACCTTTAGATTAG
- a CDS encoding transposase, whose protein sequence is MGKPISGEHHDLYNIEDTLEEIFGLLDNADIKCKGLFLNADSGFDSKKFRDMLDKKEIIGNIKENPRNGDTKNEKYFDDELYKRRFKIEKANAWLDSFKALLIRFETLNLTWVNLHYLAFSILFLRKIKV, encoded by the coding sequence ATGGGAAAGCCAATAAGCGGTGAACATCATGATCTTTATAATATTGAAGATACTTTGGAAGAGATTTTCGGTCTTCTCGATAATGCTGATATAAAGTGTAAGGGATTATTTCTCAATGCAGACTCTGGTTTTGACAGTAAAAAATTCAGAGATATGCTGGATAAAAAAGAAATAATTGGGAATATTAAAGAGAATCCTCGTAACGGAGATACAAAGAATGAAAAATATTTTGATGATGAACTGTATAAAAGAAGATTCAAAATAGAAAAAGCAAATGCATGGTTGGATAGTTTCAAAGCTTTATTAATAAGGTTTGAAACACTAAATTTAACTTGGGTAAATCTACATTATCTCGCTTTTTCTATTTTATTCCTCAGAAAAATAAAAGTTTAA
- a CDS encoding transposase yields the protein MELISKDKLEKWILPHLSKGKRGFSTRFYLGKIFKLIIKRLKTGCQWRELSLKEYFSKETISWQLVYYYFSKWSKDGSFKRIWISLLQNNKRKLDLSSVQLDGSHTRSKTGGQSVGYQGRKSSKTVIVFLSVIIRDKCFQWESQ from the coding sequence CTGGAACTCATAAGCAAAGATAAACTGGAAAAATGGATTTTACCTCATTTAAGCAAAGGCAAGCGAGGATTTTCCACGAGATTTTATTTAGGAAAAATCTTTAAACTTATTATTAAACGATTAAAAACGGGCTGTCAATGGCGGGAATTAAGCCTTAAAGAATACTTTTCAAAAGAAACAATAAGCTGGCAACTCGTCTATTATTATTTCAGTAAATGGAGTAAAGATGGTTCTTTCAAACGAATTTGGATTTCTCTTCTCCAGAATAATAAAAGGAAATTAGATCTTTCCAGTGTCCAATTGGATGGAAGCCATACCCGAAGTAAAACAGGAGGACAATCGGTAGGCTATCAGGGAAGAAAATCATCTAAGACAGTAATTGTATTTTTATCTGTGATAATCAGGGACAAATGCTTTCAATGGGAAAGCCAATAA
- a CDS encoding SDR family oxidoreductase: protein MNRLQLNGKTALITGADSGIGKSAALLFAEEGANIAIIFHSDIEDAEKTKSEIEYLGRQCLIFKGDINDSSFCQKTTEEVIDKWGSIDILVNNAGIQFPSDDIAKLKEEDIRTTFNSNIIGMILLTKAVFPYLKEGSSIINTTSAVAYQGHEELLDYAATKGAIVSFTRSLALQAKPKGIRVNAVAPGPVETPLTEETFNEKEEDENKPPLQRNASTEEIAPSYLFLATSASAQMTGQVLHPNGGIIVNG from the coding sequence ATGAATAGATTACAACTTAATGGTAAAACAGCTTTAATTACTGGAGCCGACAGCGGAATAGGAAAATCAGCAGCTTTACTTTTTGCAGAAGAAGGTGCCAATATTGCGATTATTTTTCATTCGGATATTGAAGATGCCGAAAAGACAAAAAGTGAAATCGAATATTTAGGACGCCAATGCTTGATTTTTAAAGGAGATATAAATGATAGTAGCTTTTGTCAAAAGACAACAGAAGAAGTGATCGACAAATGGGGAAGTATTGATATCTTGGTAAATAACGCAGGAATTCAGTTTCCAAGTGATGATATTGCCAAGCTAAAAGAAGAAGATATTCGTACTACTTTTAATTCAAACATCATCGGAATGATTCTTCTTACAAAAGCGGTTTTTCCTTATTTAAAAGAAGGAAGCTCTATCATTAATACAACTTCTGCAGTAGCTTACCAAGGTCATGAAGAACTACTGGATTATGCAGCAACTAAAGGAGCGATTGTTTCTTTTACAAGATCTTTAGCTTTACAGGCAAAACCGAAAGGAATAAGAGTAAATGCAGTTGCTCCGGGACCTGTTGAAACACCGCTTACAGAAGAAACTTTTAACGAAAAAGAGGAAGATGAGAATAAACCACCCTTGCAGAGAAATGCAAGTACTGAAGAAATTGCACCGTCTTATCTTTTTTTGGCAACCTCCGCTTCAGCACAAATGACAGGACAGGTTTTGCATCCCAATGGTGGAATTATTGTTAACGGATAA
- a CDS encoding SemiSWEET transporter has protein sequence MNVEILGLIAGALTAIASMPQLIKVIKTKNVEDISWLMLVILISGLSLWVWYGFEQDELPIILSNSFAVLVNLTLLICYFIFKDKN, from the coding sequence ATGAATGTAGAAATTTTAGGATTAATTGCTGGTGCTTTAACTGCTATTGCATCAATGCCGCAACTCATCAAAGTAATCAAAACAAAAAATGTAGAAGATATTTCCTGGTTGATGCTTGTGATTCTGATTTCCGGACTTTCACTTTGGGTTTGGTATGGTTTTGAACAGGATGAATTGCCTATTATTTTATCAAATTCATTTGCCGTTTTGGTAAACCTGACCTTATTAATCTGTTATTTTATTTTTAAAGATAAAAATTGA
- a CDS encoding FAD:protein FMN transferase — protein sequence MKSLKNFSYLFLILSSTSMFAQVERSRLVTLMGSKFEITLVDKDSLLAEKNIDKSIDEIRRIENLISEWKPETQISEVNRNAGIKPVKVDPEVFALTEKGIYFSNLTDGAFDISIVAMDKIWKFDDSMNELPSEESIKNSVKNVGYQNIILDKTNSTIFLKNKGMKIGFGSIGKGYAADKTRELIKSFGVKAGIINASGDISTWGTQPDGKPWAIGINNPFKDDKIAAVLYLKENAVTTSGSYEKYAEIHGKRYSHIMNPKTGYPSTGLTSVTVVGPNATMANGFSTSIMVLGKKEGLKLIKKFPEYQYLLITDSGKIIKNLNN from the coding sequence ATGAAAAGCCTAAAAAATTTCTCTTATTTATTTTTAATACTATCGTCAACATCAATGTTTGCTCAAGTTGAAAGAAGCAGATTGGTTACTTTAATGGGAAGTAAATTTGAAATTACTTTGGTAGATAAAGATTCTCTTTTGGCAGAAAAAAACATTGATAAATCTATAGATGAAATCCGGAGAATTGAAAATTTAATTTCAGAATGGAAACCGGAAACTCAGATCTCGGAAGTTAACAGAAATGCAGGAATAAAGCCTGTGAAAGTTGATCCCGAAGTTTTTGCTTTAACAGAAAAAGGAATTTATTTTTCTAATTTAACTGACGGAGCTTTCGACATCAGCATCGTTGCAATGGATAAAATCTGGAAGTTTGATGATTCTATGAACGAATTACCTTCTGAAGAATCTATAAAAAATTCTGTAAAAAATGTAGGCTATCAAAATATTATTTTAGATAAAACCAATTCTACTATTTTTTTGAAAAACAAAGGAATGAAGATTGGTTTCGGATCGATAGGAAAAGGTTATGCAGCTGATAAAACCAGAGAATTGATAAAAAGTTTTGGAGTAAAAGCAGGAATTATCAATGCTTCAGGTGACATTTCAACTTGGGGAACTCAACCCGATGGAAAACCTTGGGCAATTGGAATTAATAATCCTTTTAAAGACGATAAAATTGCTGCAGTTCTTTATTTAAAAGAAAATGCAGTGACCACTTCGGGAAGTTATGAGAAATATGCAGAAATTCACGGCAAAAGATATTCTCACATTATGAATCCCAAAACAGGTTATCCTTCAACCGGATTAACCAGCGTTACTGTTGTAGGACCTAATGCAACAATGGCAAATGGTTTCAGTACTTCAATAATGGTTTTAGGAAAAAAGGAAGGTTTGAAGCTAATCAAAAAATTCCCTGAATATCAGTATTTGTTGATTACTGATTCAGGGAAAATTATTAAAAATTTGAATAATTAA